In the Chryseobacterium sp. MYb264 genome, one interval contains:
- a CDS encoding ABC transporter ATP-binding protein, translated as MKALKTLNPYFLKHKILLFWGVLFIITSNFFNIYKVQFVGKSVDELTKNGNLGFNNQVLIYVAIIVGCSLLTGFFTFMMRQTIIVASRRIEYELKNKIYRHYQELSLTDYKQTTIGDLMNRLSEDVVAVRMYLGPGVMYVANLIVLVIITAIYMVKTDASMTLWTLLPLPVLSFAIYKVSSIINKKSKIMQKSQSAISTFVQDSFSGIRVVKYFAREKYIEKNYGIKVTDYQDKALDLAKTEAYFFTIILFVIGLLNVAIIWIGGQKYIDGQLSIGKIADFFMYINTLIFPFSMVGWVTSVNQRAEASMQRINEFMDKKSEIVNKNFENYTIKGEIEFRNVSYVYPNTGIRALHNLSFKINAGESLAIMGKTGSGKSTLALLLCRLIDPTEGEILIDGKNLKEHNLENYRNFIGYIPQESYLFSDSIENNIGFAIDSPSHEKVVEYAKIADVDKNIVEFKEQYNTMVGERGVMLSGGQKQRICIARALIKNPNIIIFDDSLSALDTETEQNILENIDRKIRNATSIIITHRESSAQRADKIINLSEITNSVTA; from the coding sequence ATGAAAGCGCTTAAAACCTTAAACCCTTATTTTTTAAAGCACAAAATATTATTATTTTGGGGGGTATTATTCATCATCACCAGTAATTTTTTCAACATATATAAAGTTCAGTTTGTAGGAAAATCTGTCGACGAACTCACAAAAAACGGGAATCTTGGCTTTAACAATCAAGTTCTGATTTACGTTGCCATTATTGTTGGCTGTTCTTTACTGACCGGATTTTTCACCTTTATGATGCGACAAACCATTATCGTTGCCTCCAGAAGAATTGAATACGAACTGAAAAATAAAATCTACAGACATTACCAGGAGCTTTCTTTAACGGATTATAAGCAAACAACAATTGGAGATTTAATGAACCGATTAAGCGAAGATGTTGTTGCGGTAAGAATGTACCTTGGGCCGGGAGTAATGTATGTTGCCAATTTAATCGTTTTGGTGATTATCACAGCAATCTATATGGTAAAAACGGACGCCTCCATGACGCTCTGGACCTTGCTTCCCCTTCCTGTTTTATCATTTGCTATTTATAAAGTAAGTTCTATCATTAATAAAAAGTCGAAGATCATGCAGAAAAGCCAGTCTGCGATTTCCACTTTTGTACAGGATAGTTTTTCGGGAATCCGTGTGGTAAAATATTTCGCAAGAGAAAAATATATCGAGAAAAATTATGGGATAAAAGTAACCGATTATCAGGATAAAGCACTCGATTTAGCGAAAACAGAAGCTTATTTCTTTACCATTATTTTATTTGTTATCGGATTATTAAATGTTGCGATTATCTGGATTGGCGGACAGAAATATATTGACGGACAATTAAGCATCGGTAAGATCGCTGATTTCTTTATGTATATTAACACCCTGATCTTCCCTTTCTCTATGGTGGGTTGGGTAACTTCTGTTAATCAGAGAGCTGAAGCATCCATGCAGAGAATTAATGAGTTTATGGATAAAAAATCTGAGATCGTAAATAAAAACTTTGAAAATTATACGATTAAAGGTGAAATTGAATTCAGAAACGTTTCTTACGTGTATCCGAATACAGGAATTAGAGCCCTGCATAATTTAAGCTTTAAAATCAATGCCGGAGAATCTTTAGCCATCATGGGAAAAACCGGAAGCGGAAAATCTACCCTTGCCCTGCTTCTTTGCCGACTGATAGATCCTACCGAAGGTGAAATTTTAATCGACGGAAAAAATCTGAAGGAGCATAATTTGGAAAACTACAGAAATTTCATTGGCTATATTCCTCAGGAAAGTTATCTTTTCTCAGACTCTATTGAAAATAATATCGGGTTTGCCATCGACAGCCCATCTCACGAAAAAGTGGTAGAATATGCCAAAATCGCGGATGTGGATAAAAATATTGTTGAGTTTAAAGAACAGTATAATACCATGGTTGGTGAACGCGGGGTGATGCTTTCGGGAGGGCAAAAACAGAGAATCTGTATCGCAAGAGCCTTAATAAAGAACCCGAATATCATCATTTTCGATGATTCCCTGTCTGCTTTGGATACCGAAACCGAACAGAATATCCTGGAAAATATCGACCGTAAAATCAGGAATGCGACTTCCATAATCATCACACACAGAGAGTCTAGCGCTCAGAGAGCAGATAAAATCATCAACCTTAGTGAAATTACCAATTCTGTAACGGCTTAG
- a CDS encoding DUF3276 family protein yields MSEYKERHENEIFTKVLKAGRRTYFFDVRETKAGDYYLTITESKKNFGENGEATFEKHKIYLYKEDFKSFQEMFNESTDFIINEKGEDVISEKHDKDFKSKSYTIDSDDEV; encoded by the coding sequence ATGAGTGAATACAAGGAGCGCCATGAAAATGAAATTTTCACAAAGGTGTTAAAAGCAGGGAGAAGAACTTATTTCTTTGATGTGCGCGAGACAAAAGCAGGAGATTATTATCTTACGATTACAGAAAGTAAGAAAAATTTCGGAGAGAATGGAGAAGCTACATTCGAGAAACACAAAATTTACCTTTACAAGGAAGATTTTAAAAGTTTTCAGGAGATGTTTAATGAGTCCACAGATTTCATCATTAACGAGAAGGGTGAGGATGTAATATCAGAAAAACATGACAAAGACTTCAAAAGCAAATCTTACACAATAGATTCTGACGACGAAGTTTAA
- a CDS encoding DUF4132 domain-containing protein, giving the protein MEISEKLKSKKIVDYHKNLKKDLKEQAEKGLISKLFSKSKLKKEVAELGLLLLGKNDYYEEITLGSSQADKIKELIKSNIWEDKDYYELLVYFFGDKADLVKYAWNKMPFKMYQTGYERRSFRAPNNERFTLLNQVNLIRTLLELPSIYNYGSGHQSYELSLEEQIIYDTQVSNNASQFYIWSAAIDTGNKEIYQLIEDIIFNKHPEGKVSRNIIHALLNSEQKQCWELVEKLLLAAQRQEGLRQTILEALDETNTQALQYMVNVIEENKLTRFSSVVRAIGTWTGLGWESEKESVVKNIVSLANTYFNNPDKISEAVKSKNNNEVYMALWVQGVWDVEQAVPYLHDLLDKGSIEKKCLAIKFAIETRDPYIQMPLFYKAVLNGDLQVLAFAGQALSSLLSVNVKSKFYINNPDYPDFFEKLHELTQKIEVKEKKFEGKVFSWQNVVFRKSDLYASMFYLVGEDSEKLDLVLSYFDQFELALREQLTRNLLGDFYCYSYSYNFEKKKKAVTPFQKEFAFKIVKDRGESLVASGINVLQQNPLTKEEAMTFYDLFKRKGGNLRKKLIELMMKQEDEVVTPLVDELTTKGDVEQRTASLDIMLQLQKSKRASTQIGQWLQQYSERTKISEREQGLLDQLNPTENKEILSAENGFGFYNPSVKSAYELPKVGSDSVYAKATKSDKYGFTQSQAHIKNELKKLSDLFLKNKDFEYETEDWNGSFTKELLGNSFRPIKRNTDGFTGEQLFENYPLHEVWEQWYKESGLQPQDLFLLTFVDNCDRKKFRDFLENYVFYHKDIMPNPLKSNYYWDNPVKRILESLQGKFVFEHKNDFLIDASATLFAHLPEDIINFKAKQNEYYYSRNGNGWQQQFFFNIFLQTIPTKNLTDEQFVKVWNLYRWMQFNGLEENIQYTVPNLYLFCKAYELNLITKDELYEGIFTAESAIRDLTTTKFYHHNEKYLETFPFLKPIIEEIQNKFLDIELIRGDAGTSVSHFVQDFQSIYGAERFVQILKGFGKANLYANYIYSYSSESMTKQKLFSYLLSNCYPRETDTQESFNEMVKKEKIAELRLIQAAVYAPQWQKFISNYLGWKGLDSAIWWMHAHTKTGTYEAQNSGLESEVAKYSSVDVQEFKDGAVDKEWFTKAYKELGKARWEMLYDSAKYISDGNGHRRARLYSDTLTGSLKIKEVTAKVKDKRDQDYLRVYGLVPLSKTNPEKDVLNRYEYIQQFKKESKEFGSMKQASEALAIRVALENLARNAGYPDPIRLTWAMETKQIQNLLSKDTQVTIDGVTVGLIIEDDGKAGLVVFRDDKQLKSIPPKIKKDKAIVELGNNRKIMREQWSRSRKGLEEAMIRGDEFLYAEIQNLFEHPVIVKHLEKLVFISDDNKIGFFHDGNLVDAQGEIHELNGNNTLRIAHCVDLHQYSVWSDFQHYCFKEKLIQPFKQIFRELYVPTPDELQEKSISRRYAGHQVQPKQALALLKTRGWKVDYEEGLQKVYHKEGFQVKLYAMADWFSPADVESPTLETIEFHSLKDYKNIPFEEINPRLFSEVMRDIDLVVSVAHVGGVDPEASHSSIEMRAVLMKETARLFKLDNIKIDGSHVLVKGQMAEYSVHLGSAVVHQVPGKYLSILPVHSQHRGRLFLPFADDDPKSAEVLSKVLLLAKDNEIQDPTILSQIKREFV; this is encoded by the coding sequence ATGGAAATCAGTGAAAAACTAAAATCGAAGAAAATTGTCGATTACCACAAGAATCTGAAAAAAGACCTGAAAGAGCAGGCAGAAAAAGGGTTGATCTCAAAACTCTTTTCAAAATCAAAACTGAAAAAAGAAGTTGCAGAATTAGGATTGCTCCTTCTTGGTAAGAATGATTATTACGAAGAAATTACCCTTGGCTCTTCACAAGCCGACAAAATTAAAGAGCTTATCAAAAGTAATATCTGGGAAGATAAAGACTATTACGAATTATTGGTTTATTTCTTCGGAGATAAAGCCGATTTGGTGAAATATGCATGGAATAAAATGCCTTTCAAAATGTATCAGACAGGCTATGAACGCCGTTCATTCCGTGCTCCGAATAACGAAAGATTCACTTTGCTTAATCAGGTGAATTTAATAAGAACGTTGCTGGAGCTTCCGAGTATTTATAATTATGGTTCGGGACATCAGTCTTACGAACTTTCTTTGGAAGAGCAGATTATTTATGATACGCAGGTTTCTAACAATGCAAGTCAGTTTTACATCTGGTCTGCAGCGATTGATACCGGAAACAAAGAAATTTATCAGTTGATCGAGGATATTATATTCAACAAACATCCTGAAGGAAAAGTATCACGAAATATCATCCACGCTTTGCTGAACAGCGAGCAAAAACAATGTTGGGAGCTTGTGGAAAAACTATTGCTGGCGGCACAGCGTCAGGAAGGTCTTAGACAAACCATTTTGGAAGCTTTGGATGAAACAAATACGCAGGCTTTACAATACATGGTAAATGTCATCGAAGAAAATAAGCTGACCCGTTTTTCATCCGTTGTAAGAGCTATCGGAACATGGACGGGACTTGGCTGGGAGTCTGAAAAAGAATCTGTCGTGAAAAATATTGTTTCGCTGGCCAATACGTATTTCAATAACCCTGATAAGATTTCAGAAGCGGTAAAAAGCAAGAATAATAACGAAGTTTATATGGCGCTTTGGGTGCAGGGGGTTTGGGATGTAGAACAAGCTGTTCCTTATCTGCATGATCTGCTGGATAAAGGAAGTATAGAAAAGAAATGTCTGGCGATAAAATTTGCCATAGAAACCAGAGATCCTTATATCCAGATGCCTCTTTTTTATAAAGCTGTTCTGAATGGCGATCTACAAGTGTTGGCGTTTGCGGGACAGGCTTTAAGCTCGTTGTTGAGCGTCAATGTAAAATCAAAATTCTATATCAATAATCCCGATTATCCTGATTTCTTTGAAAAACTGCATGAACTGACTCAAAAAATAGAAGTCAAAGAAAAGAAATTTGAAGGTAAAGTTTTCTCCTGGCAGAATGTAGTATTCAGAAAGAGTGATTTGTATGCTTCCATGTTTTATTTGGTAGGCGAGGATAGCGAAAAGCTGGATTTGGTGCTTTCGTATTTCGATCAGTTTGAACTGGCTTTGCGTGAGCAGTTAACGAGAAACCTTCTGGGCGATTTCTACTGTTATTCTTATTCCTACAATTTTGAGAAAAAGAAAAAAGCGGTAACGCCTTTCCAGAAAGAGTTTGCCTTTAAAATCGTTAAAGACCGCGGGGAATCTTTAGTGGCTTCAGGAATCAACGTTTTGCAGCAAAATCCTTTGACAAAGGAGGAGGCCATGACTTTCTATGATTTGTTTAAAAGAAAAGGTGGAAATCTTCGTAAAAAGCTGATTGAGCTGATGATGAAGCAGGAAGATGAGGTTGTCACGCCTTTAGTGGATGAACTGACAACTAAAGGTGATGTAGAGCAGAGAACGGCTTCTTTGGATATTATGCTTCAGCTTCAAAAAAGTAAAAGAGCTTCAACACAAATTGGGCAATGGCTTCAACAATATTCAGAGAGAACAAAAATTTCTGAACGGGAACAAGGCCTATTGGATCAGCTGAATCCTACTGAAAATAAAGAAATTCTTTCTGCTGAAAATGGCTTTGGTTTCTATAATCCTTCAGTAAAATCAGCGTATGAATTGCCCAAAGTAGGTTCTGATTCTGTTTATGCGAAAGCAACAAAAAGTGATAAATACGGTTTTACACAATCGCAGGCTCATATTAAAAATGAACTGAAAAAACTGAGTGATCTTTTCCTTAAAAATAAAGATTTCGAATACGAAACAGAAGACTGGAATGGTTCTTTTACAAAAGAATTACTAGGCAACAGCTTCCGCCCGATCAAAAGAAATACGGATGGGTTTACAGGCGAGCAATTATTTGAAAATTATCCTTTACATGAGGTTTGGGAACAATGGTATAAAGAATCGGGATTGCAGCCGCAGGATTTATTTTTACTAACATTTGTGGATAACTGTGACCGTAAAAAATTCAGGGATTTCCTTGAAAATTATGTTTTCTATCACAAAGATATCATGCCTAATCCTCTGAAAAGTAATTATTACTGGGATAATCCTGTAAAAAGAATTTTAGAATCTCTGCAGGGAAAATTTGTTTTTGAACACAAGAATGATTTCCTGATCGATGCCAGCGCTACTTTATTTGCCCATCTTCCGGAAGATATTATCAATTTTAAAGCAAAACAAAACGAATATTATTACAGCAGAAACGGAAACGGTTGGCAACAGCAATTCTTTTTCAATATATTTTTACAAACGATTCCGACTAAAAATTTAACAGATGAACAATTTGTAAAGGTCTGGAATCTGTACCGATGGATGCAGTTCAACGGATTGGAAGAAAATATACAATATACCGTTCCGAATCTATATTTATTCTGCAAAGCGTATGAACTGAATTTAATTACAAAAGATGAATTATACGAAGGGATTTTCACGGCAGAATCGGCAATAAGAGATCTTACGACAACAAAATTCTATCATCACAACGAAAAATATTTGGAAACATTCCCTTTCCTGAAACCAATTATTGAGGAAATTCAGAATAAATTTTTAGATATCGAATTAATTCGTGGCGACGCAGGAACTTCGGTTTCTCATTTTGTTCAGGATTTCCAGTCGATTTATGGTGCGGAACGTTTTGTGCAAATTTTAAAAGGTTTTGGCAAGGCGAATTTATATGCCAATTATATTTACAGCTACAGCAGCGAAAGCATGACGAAGCAAAAGCTGTTCTCTTATCTTTTATCGAACTGTTATCCTCGCGAAACAGATACTCAGGAATCATTCAACGAAATGGTGAAGAAAGAAAAGATTGCAGAACTTCGTCTGATTCAGGCGGCTGTTTATGCTCCACAATGGCAGAAATTCATCAGTAATTATTTAGGCTGGAAAGGATTGGATTCTGCGATTTGGTGGATGCACGCTCATACAAAAACAGGCACCTATGAAGCACAGAATTCCGGGTTGGAAAGTGAGGTGGCTAAATATTCTTCTGTAGATGTTCAGGAGTTTAAAGATGGTGCGGTAGATAAAGAATGGTTTACAAAAGCCTATAAAGAATTAGGAAAAGCACGTTGGGAGATGCTGTATGATTCGGCTAAATATATTTCAGACGGAAACGGGCACCGCAGAGCAAGATTATATTCTGACACCTTAACGGGAAGCCTGAAGATAAAAGAAGTGACGGCAAAAGTGAAAGATAAACGCGATCAGGATTATCTGCGCGTGTACGGTTTGGTACCTTTAAGCAAAACAAACCCTGAAAAAGATGTGCTGAACCGTTACGAATATATTCAGCAATTCAAAAAAGAAAGTAAAGAATTTGGCTCGATGAAGCAGGCGAGTGAAGCCCTGGCGATTCGTGTGGCACTGGAAAATCTTGCCCGAAATGCAGGTTATCCCGATCCAATCCGTTTGACTTGGGCAATGGAAACCAAGCAAATTCAAAATCTACTGTCTAAAGATACGCAGGTAACGATTGACGGAGTTACTGTTGGTTTGATTATCGAAGACGACGGAAAGGCAGGATTGGTGGTTTTCAGAGATGATAAACAGCTAAAATCAATTCCTCCAAAAATTAAAAAAGATAAAGCGATTGTGGAATTAGGAAACAATCGAAAAATTATGCGCGAGCAATGGAGCCGTTCCAGAAAAGGTCTTGAGGAAGCGATGATTCGTGGCGATGAGTTTCTGTATGCTGAAATCCAGAACCTGTTTGAACATCCGGTGATCGTAAAACATCTGGAAAAACTGGTATTTATTTCCGATGACAATAAAATCGGATTTTTCCATGATGGTAATTTAGTGGATGCACAGGGTGAAATTCATGAATTAAATGGAAATAATACCTTAAGAATTGCTCACTGTGTCGATTTGCATCAATATTCTGTCTGGAGCGATTTCCAGCATTATTGTTTTAAAGAAAAACTGATTCAGCCTTTTAAGCAGATCTTCAGAGAACTGTATGTTCCGACCCCGGATGAATTGCAGGAAAAATCGATTTCCAGACGGTATGCGGGGCATCAGGTTCAGCCAAAACAGGCATTGGCATTGCTGAAAACAAGAGGCTGGAAAGTAGATTATGAAGAAGGCTTGCAAAAAGTGTATCATAAAGAAGGTTTCCAGGTGAAATTATATGCCATGGCAGATTGGTTCTCACCGGCAGATGTGGAAAGTCCGACGCTTGAAACCATAGAATTCCATTCGTTGAAAGATTATAAAAATATTCCTTTTGAAGAGATCAATCCTAGATTATTCTCTGAAGTAATGAGGGATATTGATCTGGTGGTTTCTGTGGCGCACGTGGGTGGAGTAGATCCGGAAGCGAGTCATTCATCCATCGAAATGAGAGCGGTCTTAATGAAAGAAACAGCGAGATTGTTTAAGCTTGATAATATTAAAATTGATGGTTCTCACGTTTTAGTAAAAGGCCAAATGGCGGAATACAGCGTTCATTTGGGAAGTGCGGTAGTGCATCAGGTTCCGGGGAAATATTTATCTATTTTGCCTGTTCATTCGCAGCACAGAGGAAGATTGTTCCTTCCTTTCGCTGATGACGATCCTAAATCTGCTGAGGTTTTATCTAAAGTATTATTACTGGCCAAAGACAACGAAATACAGGATCCCACGATACTTTCTCAGATTAAGAGAGAATTTGTCTGA